In the genome of Porphyrobacter sp. ULC335, one region contains:
- a CDS encoding ABC transporter substrate-binding protein has product MRFWLPLFAALVLSSCGPSGGGGPVEVAIIGAPDSLYQQGVRLALPAQHVRGATFEGLVTLDQAGQVVPAIAERWIVTEDGLSYIFRLRDSTWPGGEEITATEVRDQLRGAIARVRGTSLGLDLGKVRDIRAMTGRVIEVRLTSPMSDFLRLLAQPELGFSRNGSGAGPMVMSRSEADASARLSALPPESRGLPAREDWEDVARPVAVRALSAKNAVAAFSRGDVDLVLGGSIVDFPQAEAGPLSRGTIQVDPALGLLGLTVKRETGLLADPARREALSMAIDRAALIQSFGLSGWRESSWIVPPDMFAAAPHEEDRWNGASIEDRRRVAAGRVRAWAGPGRDPVVRVALPRGTGSDLLFKQLVQAWGAIGVSVKRAAPGEAADIELRDTLARYTSPRWYLNQFNCSLGAGLCAPRADALVRETLGERDPARREQLLVEAHAALVEREVYIPLGAPVRWSLVRGSLRNYLPNAWGMHPLFPLSQPTT; this is encoded by the coding sequence ATGCGATTCTGGTTGCCTCTGTTTGCTGCCCTCGTGCTCTCGTCCTGCGGCCCTTCGGGCGGCGGCGGCCCGGTCGAGGTCGCGATCATCGGAGCGCCTGACAGCCTCTACCAGCAAGGCGTGCGCCTTGCGCTGCCTGCGCAGCACGTCCGCGGCGCGACCTTTGAAGGTCTGGTCACGCTCGATCAGGCGGGGCAGGTGGTGCCCGCCATCGCCGAGCGCTGGATCGTCACCGAAGATGGCCTGAGCTACATCTTCCGCTTGCGCGACAGCACCTGGCCGGGTGGTGAGGAGATCACGGCGACAGAAGTCCGCGATCAGTTGCGCGGGGCGATTGCCCGGGTGCGCGGCACATCGCTCGGGCTTGATCTGGGCAAGGTGCGCGATATCCGGGCGATGACGGGGCGGGTGATCGAGGTCCGTCTGACCTCCCCGATGTCGGATTTTCTTCGCCTGCTCGCCCAGCCCGAACTCGGCTTCTCCAGGAACGGCAGCGGTGCCGGTCCAATGGTGATGTCGCGCAGCGAGGCGGATGCAAGCGCACGGCTGTCGGCTTTGCCACCAGAATCGCGCGGCCTGCCTGCGCGTGAGGACTGGGAGGATGTTGCCCGGCCGGTCGCCGTCAGGGCGCTCTCTGCCAAGAATGCCGTCGCAGCGTTCTCGCGCGGGGATGTCGATCTGGTGCTGGGCGGCAGCATCGTCGATTTTCCGCAGGCCGAGGCCGGGCCACTTTCGCGCGGGACGATCCAGGTTGATCCGGCGCTCGGCCTGTTGGGGCTGACCGTAAAGCGCGAAACGGGCCTGTTGGCCGATCCGGCCCGCCGTGAAGCGCTTTCGATGGCGATAGATCGCGCCGCGCTGATCCAGAGCTTCGGACTGAGCGGCTGGCGCGAAAGCAGCTGGATCGTGCCGCCCGATATGTTCGCTGCTGCGCCCCACGAAGAAGACCGCTGGAACGGTGCCTCGATCGAGGACCGGCGCAGGGTCGCAGCCGGAAGAGTGCGTGCCTGGGCCGGGCCGGGCAGGGATCCGGTGGTGCGAGTGGCCCTGCCGCGCGGAACGGGCAGCGACCTTCTTTTCAAGCAGCTGGTGCAGGCGTGGGGCGCTATCGGGGTATCGGTCAAACGCGCAGCGCCGGGGGAGGCCGCCGATATCGAGTTGCGGGACACACTGGCGCGCTACACGTCGCCGCGCTGGTACCTGAACCAGTTCAATTGCAGCCTCGGAGCCGGACTGTGCGCGCCCCGCGCCGATGCGCTGGTGCGCGAGACATTGGGCGAGCGTGATCCGGCGCGCCGCGAGCAGCTGCTCGTCGAAGCCCATGCTGCGCTGGTCGAACGCGAGGTCTATATTCCGCTGGGCGCGCCGGTGCGCTGGTCGCTGGTGCGTGGTTCGCTGCGCAACTATCTGCCCAATGCCTGGGGGATGCACCCCTTGTTCCCGCTTTCGCAGCCCACCACATAG
- a CDS encoding PilZ domain-containing protein has protein sequence MTGVETRSVARDSLFLLADIRVEQSAELHSVRVRNLSDGGMMGEGHMRIQRGHRVSVELRNIGAVGGTVAWVQDNRFGVAFDEEVDSQKARRPLQTAEDPAAAIVKPSWAHRAPPPPEPSQLRKI, from the coding sequence ATGACAGGAGTAGAGACACGCAGCGTTGCGCGCGACAGCCTGTTTTTGCTGGCTGACATTCGTGTCGAACAAAGCGCCGAACTGCACAGCGTGCGGGTGCGCAACCTTTCCGATGGCGGAATGATGGGCGAAGGCCACATGCGCATCCAACGCGGGCACCGCGTTTCGGTTGAACTGCGCAACATCGGTGCCGTCGGCGGAACAGTCGCCTGGGTGCAGGACAACCGCTTCGGCGTTGCTTTCGACGAAGAGGTCGATTCCCAGAAAGCGCGCAGACCCTTGCAAACTGCCGAAGATCCGGCGGCTGCGATCGTCAAGCCTTCCTGGGCGCACCGCGCACCTCCCCCGCCTGAACCGAGCCAGCTTCGCAAGATCTGA
- the dksA gene encoding RNA polymerase-binding protein DksA → MPTTASDDIDILEKAKRLLAPDYVPSEDEEYMNERQQAYFRMLLIEWKRSIHSAAGQTLQSLQDGPIREADLTDRASSETDWGIELRTRDRQRKLVSKIDSALRRIDSGEYGYCEVTGDPIGLRRLIARPVATMTVEAQEAHERREKVSRDD, encoded by the coding sequence ATGCCAACCACCGCGTCTGACGATATCGATATCCTCGAAAAGGCCAAACGCCTGCTCGCTCCGGACTATGTGCCGAGCGAGGACGAGGAGTACATGAACGAACGCCAGCAGGCCTATTTCCGGATGCTGCTGATCGAATGGAAGCGCTCGATCCATTCCGCCGCGGGGCAGACGCTGCAATCATTGCAGGATGGCCCGATCCGTGAGGCAGATCTGACCGATCGTGCCTCAAGCGAAACCGACTGGGGCATCGAACTGCGCACCCGCGACCGCCAGCGCAAGCTCGTTTCCAAGATCGATTCTGCGCTGCGCCGGATCGATTCAGGAGAATATGGCTATTGCGAGGTCACCGGCGATCCGATCGGCCTGCGCCGCCTGATCGCGCGGCCGGTCGCGACCATGACGGTCGAAGCGCAAGAAGCGCACGAGCGGCGCGAAAAGGTCTCTCGCGACGATTAA
- a CDS encoding GNAT family N-acetyltransferase gives MSDRPENSGELTVRIASSVGAFDREEWNALGGCDNPFVSHEFLTAMEDSGSVGPGTGWEPAPIAITDEAGTLLAAMPSYAKGHSQGEYVFDHAWADAWHRAGGRYYPKLQIAAPFTPATGPRLLLSDPALAPHLLKGAEAVCLQNKMSSAHATFIDPEQLPVFEEGGWMPRADIQFHWFNRGYASFDDFLGQLSSRKRKDLRKERSSAVEGLTIRHFTGGEITEAHWDAFWIFYQDTGARKWGQPYLTREAFSLLGQRMGDRIVLILAYDGDVPIAGALNFVGSDALYGRYWGCTREVRFLHFELCYYQAIDIAIARGLSRVEAGAQGGHKLARGYEPVQTWSAHWIADPGFRAAVADFLEREREGVASDQMYLGSRTPFKKA, from the coding sequence GTGAGCGATCGCCCCGAAAATTCCGGCGAGCTGACCGTTCGCATTGCCTCTTCGGTCGGCGCTTTCGACCGCGAGGAATGGAACGCGCTGGGCGGGTGCGATAACCCCTTCGTATCGCACGAGTTCCTGACCGCAATGGAGGACTCTGGCAGCGTTGGCCCCGGCACCGGCTGGGAACCGGCACCGATCGCCATCACCGACGAGGCGGGCACGCTGCTCGCCGCAATGCCGTCCTACGCCAAGGGGCACAGCCAAGGCGAATATGTCTTCGATCACGCCTGGGCCGATGCATGGCACCGCGCGGGCGGGCGATATTACCCCAAGCTCCAGATTGCGGCGCCTTTCACTCCCGCAACCGGCCCGCGCCTGCTGCTCAGCGATCCGGCGCTTGCCCCGCACCTGCTGAAGGGCGCGGAAGCGGTGTGCCTTCAGAACAAAATGTCCTCGGCCCACGCGACCTTTATCGATCCCGAGCAATTGCCGGTGTTCGAAGAAGGCGGATGGATGCCGCGCGCCGATATCCAGTTCCACTGGTTCAACCGCGGCTATGCGAGCTTCGACGATTTCCTTGGCCAGCTGTCATCGCGCAAGCGCAAGGATCTGCGCAAGGAACGCAGCAGCGCGGTGGAAGGCCTCACCATCCGGCACTTCACCGGCGGCGAGATTACCGAGGCGCATTGGGACGCCTTCTGGATTTTCTATCAGGACACCGGCGCGCGAAAATGGGGGCAGCCCTATCTGACGCGCGAGGCCTTCAGCCTGCTCGGGCAAAGGATGGGGGATCGGATCGTGCTGATCCTCGCCTATGACGGAGATGTGCCGATTGCCGGAGCGTTGAACTTCGTTGGCAGCGACGCGCTCTACGGGCGCTACTGGGGCTGCACGCGCGAGGTGCGCTTCCTGCATTTCGAGCTGTGCTACTATCAGGCCATCGACATCGCGATCGCGCGCGGGCTTTCGCGTGTCGAGGCGGGCGCGCAAGGCGGGCACAAGCTGGCCCGCGGTTACGAACCGGTGCAGACATGGTCAGCGCACTGGATCGCCGATCCCGGGTTTCGCGCAGCCGTCGCCGACTTTCTCGAACGCGAGCGCGAAGGGGTGGCGAGCGACCAGATGTATCTCGGCAGCCGCACGCCGTTCAAGAAGGCTTAG
- a CDS encoding glycerophosphodiester phosphodiesterase family protein gives MTPRRAPDWLTQWEYAHRGLHHDGVPENSLAAAEGAIAAGMGIECDIQMSADGVPMVFHDWDLPRLTGTAGLAAMVSADAFEALNLLGTDQHPVRLGRFLEAIAGRVPLLIEIKSMPGYDVARSCRQVSLLLADYAGHFAVMSFDPRVAAWFAAEAPHMTRGLVGTDSLQNGFEGVWRDPSVLAEAQPEFLAVDVRDLTRPEAGAWRAGGKPLLTWTVRSPETRATGLAHADALIAEGAGLA, from the coding sequence ATGACTCCACGCCGGGCTCCCGACTGGTTGACGCAGTGGGAGTATGCCCACCGCGGATTGCACCACGATGGCGTGCCTGAAAACTCGCTGGCAGCAGCCGAAGGCGCCATTGCGGCAGGCATGGGGATCGAATGCGATATCCAGATGAGCGCCGATGGCGTGCCGATGGTGTTTCACGACTGGGATCTGCCCCGCCTGACCGGCACGGCAGGTCTGGCCGCGATGGTCAGTGCCGACGCGTTTGAAGCGCTGAACCTGCTCGGCACGGATCAACATCCGGTGCGGCTGGGCCGTTTCCTTGAGGCAATCGCGGGCCGCGTGCCGCTGCTGATCGAGATCAAGTCGATGCCGGGGTATGATGTGGCGCGCTCGTGCCGTCAGGTCTCGCTTTTGCTGGCGGATTACGCGGGCCACTTTGCCGTAATGAGTTTCGATCCGCGTGTTGCGGCATGGTTTGCCGCCGAAGCGCCGCACATGACGCGCGGGCTGGTGGGCACTGACAGTTTGCAGAACGGCTTTGAAGGCGTCTGGCGCGACCCGTCAGTGCTCGCTGAAGCACAGCCCGAGTTCCTCGCCGTCGACGTGCGCGATCTGACGCGGCCCGAGGCGGGGGCGTGGCGCGCCGGTGGCAAGCCGCTGCTGACCTGGACCGTCCGCTCGCCCGAGACCCGCGCCACCGGCCTTGCCCATGCCGATGCGCTGATTGCCGAAGGGGCAGGGCTGGCGTGA
- a CDS encoding RidA family protein — MTYTAKLAELGITLPKAAAPVASYVPVVVHGGMAYVSGQLPFVDGVVVTGRLGDDVDVEAGKAAARACGLMIVAQLQAAGLLDSVERVVKLGAFINCTAEFTQQPEVANGASDLMEQIFGGAGQHARAAVGVPALPRGAAVEVDAVVALKA, encoded by the coding sequence ATGACCTACACCGCAAAACTCGCCGAACTCGGCATCACTCTGCCCAAGGCCGCGGCCCCGGTCGCCAGCTATGTCCCGGTGGTGGTGCATGGCGGCATGGCCTATGTTTCGGGCCAGCTCCCGTTCGTCGATGGCGTTGTGGTGACAGGCCGGCTCGGCGATGATGTCGACGTTGAAGCCGGGAAGGCCGCCGCGCGTGCCTGCGGGCTGATGATCGTGGCCCAGCTTCAGGCCGCAGGCCTGCTCGATTCTGTCGAGCGGGTGGTGAAGCTTGGCGCGTTCATCAACTGCACGGCGGAATTCACGCAGCAGCCCGAAGTTGCCAATGGTGCGTCGGACCTGATGGAGCAGATCTTCGGCGGCGCAGGGCAACACGCCCGCGCTGCGGTCGGTGTGCCTGCGCTTCCGCGCGGTGCCGCGGTCGAGGTTGATGCGGTTGTCGCGCTGAAGGCATGA
- a CDS encoding HAD family hydrolase, with protein MTRPLIISDCDEVLLHMVAPFKDWLEASQGVSFHLEGHNFAEALRWQESGDLLAPADIWKMLGRFFDNEMDSQKPIAGAVEGINTLAEKADVVILTNLVDGHRDARAEQLAKVGINARVFTNQGPKGPALKAIIDEYAPTRALFIDDLAQHHASVAEITPHVTRLHLCGEPMIAHAIDCAHKSGHAEARIDRWDEALPWLLERLEN; from the coding sequence ATGACCCGCCCCCTGATCATCTCCGATTGCGACGAAGTGCTGCTGCACATGGTCGCGCCCTTCAAGGACTGGCTGGAAGCTAGCCAGGGCGTGAGCTTCCATCTGGAAGGCCATAACTTCGCCGAAGCCCTGCGCTGGCAGGAAAGCGGGGACCTGCTCGCACCTGCCGATATCTGGAAGATGCTGGGCCGCTTCTTCGATAACGAGATGGACAGCCAGAAGCCCATCGCGGGCGCGGTGGAGGGGATCAACACCCTCGCGGAAAAGGCCGATGTGGTGATCCTCACCAACCTCGTCGATGGCCACCGCGACGCGCGTGCCGAGCAGCTTGCCAAGGTCGGCATCAATGCCCGCGTCTTCACCAATCAGGGTCCGAAAGGCCCGGCGCTGAAGGCGATCATCGACGAATATGCCCCGACCCGCGCGCTGTTCATCGATGATCTCGCCCAGCACCACGCCTCGGTCGCCGAAATCACCCCGCACGTCACGCGGCTACACCTGTGCGGCGAGCCAATGATCGCCCACGCCATTGATTGCGCCCATAAATCAGGCCACGCCGAAGCCCGGATCGACCGCTGGGATGAAGCCCTGCCGTGGCTGCTGGAACGACTGGAGAATTGA
- a CDS encoding DUF3572 domain-containing protein: MPLRPPSEPANPQTLALAALGWVLECEDRAARYLELTGLDPDSLRAGLGDPMILASALEFLANHETDLIRAAEALAVTPEELVAAKDALLS; the protein is encoded by the coding sequence ATCCCGCTTCGCCCACCTTCCGAACCCGCAAACCCGCAAACGCTCGCGCTGGCGGCGCTCGGCTGGGTGCTGGAATGCGAAGATCGCGCCGCGCGCTACCTTGAATTGACCGGTCTCGATCCCGATTCTCTGCGTGCCGGACTGGGCGATCCCATGATCCTTGCCTCGGCGCTCGAATTCCTCGCCAATCACGAAACAGACCTGATCCGCGCGGCAGAAGCACTTGCCGTCACCCCGGAGGAACTGGTCGCCGCCAAGGACGCTTTGCTTTCATGA
- a CDS encoding response regulator yields MTKRIMVVEDNDLNRKLFCDVLRANGFDVEPVADGDKVLDTARLVSPDLIIMDIQLGGISGVDLIEAAKRDRRLAGIPVLAVTAFAAKGDEERIRAAGAEGYLSKPVSIGPFMSAVNALV; encoded by the coding sequence GTGACAAAGCGGATCATGGTTGTCGAGGACAATGACCTCAACAGGAAATTGTTCTGCGATGTGCTTAGGGCCAATGGTTTCGATGTCGAGCCGGTGGCCGATGGCGACAAGGTGCTTGATACGGCGCGGCTGGTGTCGCCCGATCTCATCATCATGGATATCCAGCTGGGCGGGATTTCCGGCGTCGACCTGATCGAAGCCGCCAAGCGCGATCGCAGGCTCGCGGGCATCCCCGTGCTGGCGGTAACTGCTTTCGCCGCCAAGGGTGACGAGGAACGCATCAGGGCGGCAGGGGCAGAAGGCTATCTGTCGAAGCCCGTCTCGATCGGGCCTTTCATGTCGGCGGTCAACGCGCTCGTCTAG
- a CDS encoding acyl carrier protein produces MTPADVDASIRTLIEPFNKKGVAIEDSTTFAGDLEFDSLTVMDFVAEIEDEFDVIISMNQQAEIENWGQLVAAVHKLQDS; encoded by the coding sequence ATGACCCCCGCAGACGTTGACGCCTCCATCCGCACCCTCATCGAACCCTTCAACAAGAAGGGCGTCGCGATCGAGGATTCGACCACCTTTGCCGGCGATCTCGAATTCGACAGCCTGACCGTGATGGATTTCGTCGCCGAGATCGAAGACGAATTCGATGTGATCATCTCGATGAACCAGCAGGCAGAGATCGAAAACTGGGGCCAGCTCGTCGCGGCAGTCCACAAGCTGCAGGATAGCTGA
- the spt gene encoding serine palmitoyltransferase, giving the protein MTETLTASEPVDLLAKFDPIIQTREALLAAGVEDPFNLVMEEVLSPTRAICNGRDTILLGTYNYMGMTFDPDVIAAGKQAMEDFGAGTTGSRVLNGTFRDHRDVETALREFYDMDHAMVFSTGYQANLGIISTLAGKGDYVILDIDSHASIYDGCAMGNAEIVPFRHNDVEALEKRLKRIPEGAGKLVVLEGVYSMMGDVAPLKEMVRVSKENGAMVLVDEAHSMGFIGEHGRGVAEEQGVLDQVDFIIGTFSKSVGTVGGFCVSNHPKFEVLRLVCRPYVFTAALPPAVMASSATSIRKLMHGGNKRAHLWENSRTLHKGLRDLGFKLGTETPQSAIIAVIMPDLEKGAMMWEALLKEGLYVNLARPPATPAGMTLLRCSLCAEHTAEQVQTILGMFERAGKAIGII; this is encoded by the coding sequence ATGACCGAGACCCTTACCGCCTCCGAGCCGGTTGACCTGCTCGCCAAGTTCGATCCGATTATCCAGACCCGCGAAGCGCTGCTCGCTGCTGGCGTGGAGGACCCGTTCAACCTCGTGATGGAGGAAGTGCTCTCGCCCACCCGCGCGATTTGCAACGGGCGCGACACGATCCTGCTCGGCACCTATAATTACATGGGCATGACCTTCGATCCGGACGTGATCGCGGCGGGCAAGCAGGCGATGGAAGACTTCGGCGCCGGCACCACCGGCAGCCGCGTGCTCAACGGCACCTTCCGCGATCACCGCGACGTCGAAACCGCGCTGCGCGAATTCTACGATATGGACCACGCGATGGTCTTCTCGACCGGGTATCAGGCCAATCTCGGGATCATCTCGACGCTGGCGGGCAAGGGTGATTACGTCATCCTCGACATCGACAGCCACGCCTCGATCTATGATGGCTGCGCGATGGGCAACGCCGAGATCGTGCCGTTCAGGCACAACGACGTCGAAGCCCTGGAGAAGCGCCTCAAGCGTATTCCCGAAGGCGCGGGCAAGCTTGTGGTGCTCGAAGGCGTCTATTCGATGATGGGCGACGTCGCCCCGCTCAAGGAAATGGTGCGCGTCTCCAAGGAAAACGGCGCGATGGTGCTGGTCGACGAGGCGCATTCGATGGGCTTCATCGGCGAACACGGCCGCGGCGTCGCCGAAGAACAGGGCGTGCTGGATCAGGTCGATTTCATCATCGGCACCTTCTCCAAGAGCGTCGGCACCGTCGGCGGCTTCTGCGTGTCGAACCACCCGAAGTTCGAAGTGCTGCGGCTGGTGTGCCGCCCTTATGTCTTCACCGCCGCGCTGCCGCCTGCGGTGATGGCTAGCTCGGCCACCTCGATCCGCAAGCTGATGCATGGCGGCAACAAGCGCGCGCATCTGTGGGAGAACAGCCGGACCCTCCACAAGGGCCTGCGCGATCTGGGCTTCAAGCTCGGCACCGAAACCCCGCAGAGCGCGATCATCGCGGTGATCATGCCCGATCTCGAAAAGGGTGCGATGATGTGGGAGGCGCTGTTGAAGGAAGGCCTCTACGTCAACCTCGCGCGGCCTCCGGCGACGCCTGCGGGCATGACCCTGCTGCGCTGCTCGCTTTGTGCAGAGCATACCGCGGAGCAGGTGCAGACCATCCTCGGCATGTTCGAGCGGGCGGGTAAGGCAATCGGGATTATCTGA